The stretch of DNA GCGCCGGGCGGGCTCGCTACGCAATTAAATTGCGCTGATACCGCTAACTACGTGATCAGAACGACTGGTTGTAGCGCACGTAGATGAAGCGGTCGATCGGCAGGTCGGCGTCCACATAGGTCGAGGACGCTGCGCCGAGGACGGTGAAGCGTGGCTTCTTGTCGAAGGCGTTGTTCACGCCGACGCGCACGTTGCCGTTCCAGGCGAACTTGTAGCCGACGCTGATGTCATGGAAGGTCAGCGACGACAGGCGGTTCGCGCCATCCGAGGTTGCGCCAGGGCGACGGGTAGTCAGTTCGTTGCACTGCCAGCGATTCGGGATGCTCAGGCAGGTGTCGGTGACGTCGCTCAGGAAGCGGACGCCCCAGGTCGCGCTCCAGTTGCCCAGCGACCAGTCGGTGGTGAAGTTCGACTTCCAGCGGTGGAAGTCGTAGTCACCCGAATAGTCGATCCACTGGGCGGTCGGGCCGCTCTTGGTCGAGTATTCGTCCAGGTAGGTGGTTTCGCTGCGCAGGTTGATCTGGCCCCACGAGAAGCGCGGCAGGCGGTAGCGCAGTTCGACGTCCACGCCTTCGGTCTTGATCTGGCCCAGGTTGGCATTGCCGCGGCGCAGGTCGACGACCATGCCGGTTGCGTCACGCGTGATCAGCGAGCAGAAATTCGCCTGGCCCTGATTGTAGCATTCGCCGAGAATGTAGTTCGACGACACGCCCACGATACGGTTGCTGATCTGGATGCTGTACCAGTCGATCGCGGCCGAGAAGCCCGGGACGAACGACGGGTTGAATACCGTGCCGAGGGTGCGGGTGACTGCGGTTTCCGGCTGCAGGGTGGCATTGCCTGCGCCCACGTTGAACGGCACCGAGCTTTGCACGCTCGAGCTCGAGGTGATGTTCGCGCCGGTCTGGGTACGCTGGCGGAAGCCCGCCGGCGTGCCGACGACGCCGCCGAAACCGCTGTTGCAACGGCCCAGCACCGTGGTATTGCGCGCTGCGTCGCCGTAGACGGTATCGCATGGGTCGAGGTAGCTGTCGAAGCTCTGCTGGCCGCCACCGAAGCTGTCGCCCACGGTCGGGGCGCGGAAGCCCTCGGCCCAGGTACCGCGGAACATCAGGTCCTTGGTCGGGCGGTAGGTAAAGCTGAACTTGCTGTTATTGGTCGAACCGAAGTTGCTGTAGTCCGAATAACGGGTGGCCAGGTTGAAGGCCAGCGATTCGACGAACGGCAGGTTCTTCAGCACTGGGATGTTCAGCTCGGCATATGCTTCGCGCACGGTGTAGCGGCCGCTGGTCGGGTTGCCGGCCAAGTCGGTCGAGTAGCCGGAACGGTTGAACTGGCCCGGCAGGTCCTTGCCTTCCACGGTGCGGTGTTCGATACCGGCCGCCATGCCCAGGGCTCCTGCCGGCAGCTGGAACAGTTCACCACTGATGTCGGCGGTGGCGCTGTCGACCTTGCTGCTGTAGTTATAGCCACCAACCGACATGACGTAGTTCAGCGCTGCCGGGGTTGCCGCCGTCGGGCCGCCGAGGATATCCCATGGGACGCAATCGGCCAGCGGGATCGGGTTCGCCGCGGTGCCGCACTGGATCGTGCCTGCTGCGTTGCGGAAGGACGGGCCAAGGGCGCGCTTGAGGTTCAGCAGGTTGAGGTTGCCGGTATTTTGGGTATCGCCGTCGACCTTGCTGTGGTTGTAGCCCACGCTCCAGTTCCACGGCAACGAGCGCAGTTCGAAGCTGCCTTCGAGCGTCGCGTCGATGTGGAGGGTGCGGTTGCTGTTGCGGGTTTCGCGTGGCACCTCAATGGTGCGACGATAGAAGAACAGGTCCTGGCCGAGACCGGCGCCGGCCACCTGGTTGCCGTACGGGTTATAGTAGCTGTCCTTGTCGATATAGACCGGGTACTTGCTCTGCGAGGTCGAGCTCAGCGGATAGCCGGCCACGGTCGACAGGCTCTTGCGCTGCGCGTACATCGCCGTGCTCACGAAGCGCATGTCGTAAGGCAACTGCAGTTCGCCCTTGGTAAAGATGGTGTCGAGCTTGGACGGCATCGCGAACATCATCTGGCTGGTGGTGTTGAAGTTGTCGGCCGCGATCGGCGCGCCGCCAACGACATTGTGGTAGTTGGCCGGATTGCGCGAATCTTGGCCGATACCGGGATTGTTCTGGTCGCCGGTATGGTTCAGGATGCGGTCGAAGCCGGTGGCGCCGCCGCTAGCGCTGACCTGGCGGATGCGGCCCCATGGACCGCCGCCCAGGCCTTCCAGCGGAAATTCATTGGTGCGCGAGTAGGCGGTGAACTCGCGGTCACGCGACCAGACCGCGCCGGACTCGGTGTGCGACAGGCCGAACATCAGCGAAGCCTTGTCGTTCCCGGCGCCATAGCTCAACGAGAAATCCTTGTTGCGGCCGTCGGCGACGGACTCGTTGCGGCCGGTGTACAGACTCAACTGGCCGCCTTCCATCGACTTCTTCAGGATGATGTTGACCACCCCTGCGATCGCGTCGGAACCGTAGATCGACGAAGCGCCGTCCTTCAGGATTTCCATGCGCTCGATCATCGACGACGGAATGGTCGACATGTCAGTGAAGCCGGCCACGGTCTGGGTCCAACGCTTGCCGTTGACCAGCACCAGCAGGCGCTGCGAACCAAGGTTCCGCAAGTTGGCATACTGGCCGCCATTTTCGCGGTTCGAGGTCAGGGTGCCGCCCTTGCTGAAGGCCGGGGAGCCGGCCGAGGACATGTTGGCGATGATGTCGCCCACGGTGACGAGGCCGGTCTTCTGGATCTGTTCCTGGGTCATCACCTGGACCGGCTGCGACGTTTCCAGGTCAACCTGGCGGATACGCGAGCCGGTGACTTCCACGCGCTGCAGGACCTCTTGAGCCTGAGCGACGGAAACCATGGACTGGAGGGCGACGGCGACTGCCAACGCGATCTTGGTTCGTTGTTGCATGTGTTCTCCATCTTTGCGTTTTGGACGAAACGCGATTTATGTTTTCAAAAGTTGCAACTTGTGTGGCGCGGCATGCCACGGGTAGGCAGCAATGCCGATGTGCATACACACCTGTATCAAAGCATTGTATGTTGATCAATGTCAATATACGGGGCGGTCACATCTGAACAAAAAACAACAATTACTCCATGTAAATCTCTGACTCGAAAGTCAATAGAGAAATGGCGCACGATGACTGTGCGCCATGGGTAAAAATTGCATGGGGATGGAGCGCCTGCACCAGTCTGGCGCAGGCATGCGAGAGGGCATTTAGTCGCCGAAACAGGCCTGCCACAGGCGCCGCACCGCATCCGGGTGGCCGCCCAGCAGCTGGGGATCGACGCGCGCCTTTTCCTGCCCCTGCAGGCGCACCTGGTGCTGCAGGCGCCGCATTGCGCGATAGGCGCTTGCCGCCTCCGCGGCCAGGCCGGGGTCGATCAGGCCGAGCTCGCCGGAAAGCTTCAGCAGTGCGATGTTGCCGGAGTTCGCCGTCAATTGCGGATACTGGGAGGCATGACGCAGCACCAGGTACTGGACGATGAACTCGATGTCGATCATCCCGCCTTCGTCCTGCTTGAGGTCGAACAGGGCGCCGGGATTGACGTTGGCGTCGCGCATGCGCTTGCGCATCGCGCGCACCTCGTCCTTGAGCTGCTGTTCCTGGCCGCTCCTGTCCTTGCGCAGCACCGCGTCGCGGATGCGCTCGAAGCGGGCGCCGATGGCGGCGTCGCCGGCGCAGAAGCGGGCCCGGGTCAGGGCCTGGTGTTCCCAGATCCAGGCCGATTCGTGCTGGTAGCGCTCGAAGGCGGCCACGGTGGACACCAGCATGCCGCTGGCGCCGTCCGGGCGCAGCGCGGTGTCGATGTCGAACAGGATGCCGGCCGCCGTGTGGGCGGTGTTCCAGGTGATGAAGCGTTGCGCCAGCTTGGCGTAGTTGGACGGCGCCATCTCGTCCTCGTCGTCGAACAGGAAGATGACGTCGAGGTCGGACACATAGCCCAGCTCCTTGCCGCCCAGCTTGCCGTAGGCGATGACGGCGAAGCGCGGTTCCTCGCGGTGGCGGCTGGCCACCGTGCGCCAGGCGTGGCGGACGGTGGCGCCGACGATGGTGTCGGCCAGCAGGGACAGGTGGTCGGCCAGGCGCTCGACCGAGAGTTCGCCGGCCAGGTCCAGGGCCAGCAGCCGGAACAGCTGGGCATGGTGGGCTTCGCGCAGGATGTCGAGCTGGCGCTCGGTGTCGCCGGCGGCGGCATTCAACTGCTCGTCGAGCTCAGTTGCCAGCACGGCGAGCTGGCCCATGTCGCCAACGCCCGAGTTGCGGTCGTCCAGCAGTTCATCGAGCAGGATCGGGTGTTGGGTCAGGAAGGTGGCGGCCCAGCCGCTGGCGTTCATCATCCGGATCACGCGCTCGAGCGTGTGCGGGTATTCGGTCAGCAGCGACAGGTAAGCCGAGCGGCGCGCGATCGCCTCGAAGAAGTCGAGCAGGCGCCCGAGCGTGGCGGCGTGGCTGCCGACCCCGGCCTCAACCACCACGGTGGCGATCTGGCCGAGGGCGGCGTCGCCCAGCGCCAGCAGCCTGGCGCGGCTGGCTTCGGGCAGGCTGGTCAGGCGCGGACCCTGGAGGGTGGCGACCAGGCGTGCGGCCGCCCCCGGCGGGTCGTCGTAGCCGAGCTCGAGCAGGCGGGCGGCGATCGCCTCGCGGTTTTCCGGATCGTCCGCCAGCAGGCTGGCCTCGGAATCGGCGGGCTCGGCCTTGTCAGCGAAGATCGCGTCGAACTGGGCGGCCACGTAGGTACGCTGTTCCTCCATCCGCCCCAGCAGGGCCGCCACGTCGGGCAGGCCCATCATCTGCGCCACCAGCAGGCGGTCTTCCTCGCTGGCCGGCAGGGTGTGGGTCTGGGCGTCGTCGAGGTACTGCAGTCGGTGTTCCAGGTTGCGCAAGAAGGTATAGGCCTCGAGCAGGCGCGCTACCGTGTCCTCGGGCAGCAGCTCGCGCTCGGCCAGCAGGCGCAAGGTAGCCCGC from Massilia varians encodes:
- a CDS encoding TonB-dependent receptor domain-containing protein, which produces MQQRTKIALAVAVALQSMVSVAQAQEVLQRVEVTGSRIRQVDLETSQPVQVMTQEQIQKTGLVTVGDIIANMSSAGSPAFSKGGTLTSNRENGGQYANLRNLGSQRLLVLVNGKRWTQTVAGFTDMSTIPSSMIERMEILKDGASSIYGSDAIAGVVNIILKKSMEGGQLSLYTGRNESVADGRNKDFSLSYGAGNDKASLMFGLSHTESGAVWSRDREFTAYSRTNEFPLEGLGGGPWGRIRQVSASGGATGFDRILNHTGDQNNPGIGQDSRNPANYHNVVGGAPIAADNFNTTSQMMFAMPSKLDTIFTKGELQLPYDMRFVSTAMYAQRKSLSTVAGYPLSSTSQSKYPVYIDKDSYYNPYGNQVAGAGLGQDLFFYRRTIEVPRETRNSNRTLHIDATLEGSFELRSLPWNWSVGYNHSKVDGDTQNTGNLNLLNLKRALGPSFRNAAGTIQCGTAANPIPLADCVPWDILGGPTAATPAALNYVMSVGGYNYSSKVDSATADISGELFQLPAGALGMAAGIEHRTVEGKDLPGQFNRSGYSTDLAGNPTSGRYTVREAYAELNIPVLKNLPFVESLAFNLATRYSDYSNFGSTNNSKFSFTYRPTKDLMFRGTWAEGFRAPTVGDSFGGGQQSFDSYLDPCDTVYGDAARNTTVLGRCNSGFGGVVGTPAGFRQRTQTGANITSSSSVQSSVPFNVGAGNATLQPETAVTRTLGTVFNPSFVPGFSAAIDWYSIQISNRIVGVSSNYILGECYNQGQANFCSLITRDATGMVVDLRRGNANLGQIKTEGVDVELRYRLPRFSWGQINLRSETTYLDEYSTKSGPTAQWIDYSGDYDFHRWKSNFTTDWSLGNWSATWGVRFLSDVTDTCLSIPNRWQCNELTTRRPGATSDGANRLSSLTFHDISVGYKFAWNGNVRVGVNNAFDKKPRFTVLGAASSTYVDADLPIDRFIYVRYNQSF
- the glnE gene encoding bifunctional [glutamate--ammonia ligase]-adenylyl-L-tyrosine phosphorylase/[glutamate--ammonia-ligase] adenylyltransferase, coding for MHPASPSVRSRFLQRWLGADPARPALLDEACRLSLSSVDLGALLARELDAGLPLPRAMRRLRNLLVCGLIRRDLEGLADLDEVVTAMTRFADFAIRTHTEALGAELVAAHGMPMGDESGRPQQLMVLSMGKGGGGELNVSSDIDLIFVYPEDGETAAGPGQRQLSNHEFFVRLGRRLIATLSEIIEDGFTFRVDMALRPNGNSGPLAASLAMVEEYLIVQGREWERYAWVKARAVTGDPEDIAALDAIVRPFVFRRYLDFGVIDAIRNMHAQIRAEVKRQERLHPERSHNVKLGRGGIREIEFLAQVFQLIRGGRDPALRERSTRATLRLLAERELLPEDTVARLLEAYTFLRNLEHRLQYLDDAQTHTLPASEEDRLLVAQMMGLPDVAALLGRMEEQRTYVAAQFDAIFADKAEPADSEASLLADDPENREAIAARLLELGYDDPPGAAARLVATLQGPRLTSLPEASRARLLALGDAALGQIATVVVEAGVGSHAATLGRLLDFFEAIARRSAYLSLLTEYPHTLERVIRMMNASGWAATFLTQHPILLDELLDDRNSGVGDMGQLAVLATELDEQLNAAAGDTERQLDILREAHHAQLFRLLALDLAGELSVERLADHLSLLADTIVGATVRHAWRTVASRHREEPRFAVIAYGKLGGKELGYVSDLDVIFLFDDEDEMAPSNYAKLAQRFITWNTAHTAAGILFDIDTALRPDGASGMLVSTVAAFERYQHESAWIWEHQALTRARFCAGDAAIGARFERIRDAVLRKDRSGQEQQLKDEVRAMRKRMRDANVNPGALFDLKQDEGGMIDIEFIVQYLVLRHASQYPQLTANSGNIALLKLSGELGLIDPGLAAEAASAYRAMRRLQHQVRLQGQEKARVDPQLLGGHPDAVRRLWQACFGD